A stretch of DNA from Nitrospirota bacterium:
GGACCTTCTCGGCCCGCCTGCGTATCTCCGGGGAAAGCTCCATGAGGCGGGCGAGCTTCTCGGCGTACATTCCCTGCCCCATGCGCACCTGCATGCCGTCGACCCGCATGGTCATGCCCTCGGCCCCGTGCTCAAAGCCCGCTATCTCCACGCTCTCCTTCTCGCGGAGGAGCCCCATATCGCGCACGGCCGAGGCCAGGGCGAGGGCCTCGGCGAAAGCCCCCTCCTTCCGGCCCGAGGCGTCCACGATAACGGGCAGGAAGGCCGGCGGCTCCCCGGCCAGTTTCTCCAGGACCCGGCCCTCCTCGTCCAGGAGGAAAAGGCCCCTGGAGTTTCTGAGGAGGGCATGGGGCACCGACTCCTCTACCTTGACGATGAGCCTGTCGGGATATTCCTTCCTGAGCTTTGCGTCCCGCACCCAGGGGGAGTGCTCAAGGTACCCGGCCATCTCCCGGGCCGGCAGCTTGAGCAGGTTCTCTCCCATCTCCACGCCCATGAGGGTCATGAGGTCCCGGCGTGAGAGCTGCGTGTTGCCCCTGAACTCCACCGAGCGGAGAGAGAAGACGCCGCTTTCGGCGACGAGATAAAACCCGCCGAGGAGTGCCAGCACAAGGGCCCCCAGGGAAAGGAGCGTGACGCCCCGGCGTCCCCGCCTTCTGTTCCGCCTGCTTGTGGACTGGCCCTTGCGCGCGCGTTTCACGACTTTTTCCCTCCCAGGGCGTCCATGAGGATGCGCTCGATGAGCGCGGGGAACTCCAGGCCGGCCCGCAGGGCAATTTTGGGG
This window harbors:
- a CDS encoding FtsQ-type POTRA domain-containing protein codes for the protein MKRARKGQSTSRRNRRRGRRGVTLLSLGALVLALLGGFYLVAESGVFSLRSVEFRGNTQLSRRDLMTLMGVEMGENLLKLPAREMAGYLEHSPWVRDAKLRKEYPDRLIVKVEESVPHALLRNSRGLFLLDEEGRVLEKLAGEPPAFLPVIVDASGRKEGAFAEALALASAVRDMGLLREKESVEIAGFEHGAEGMTMRVDGMQVRMGQGMYAEKLARLMELSPEIRRRAEKVQYVDLRFKDRVVVKPAGAGARP